A window of Anolis sagrei isolate rAnoSag1 chromosome 13, rAnoSag1.mat, whole genome shotgun sequence contains these coding sequences:
- the PLEKHM2 gene encoding pleckstrin homology domain-containing family M member 2 isoform X1, whose protein sequence is MEPPGQVKDRILENISLSVKKLQSYFAACEDETPAIRNHDTVLQRLCEHLDHALLYGLQDLPAGYWVLVVHFTRREAIEQIELLEHVATNLGRSRAWLYLALNENSLESYLRLFQENLSLLHKYYVKNALVCSHDHLTLFLTLVSGLEFIRFDLDLDAPYLDLAPYMPDYYKPQYLLDFEDRLPGSVHGSDSLSLNSFNSVTSTNLEWDDSAIAPSSEDGDLTDTLSCPRSVTSELTTGRALAKSPQQQQPQRYNPFNEKVEALSSLESTPVHSAAHEKVDNAAAEGTDQSEGGTELEVIRLAKKKKTGKKKKARLEEAARSAPEEEEEGEGGVQRGVRAERQEGPTESARAPSPPQLGLCIPEMKDTSMERVGRSLSKVIDSLGDVGGAGWSGPAEEAPPLQQQPFRTDAPGETPAEGSPPPPGSGFGEGALAPMDFYRFTLESPNAPAASGGHHDPAGDGQPAHVPSGPQAAPEEEGGGRGGGEGEAAGPSVAGWAEEAEEGEEGEAGAAPEEPLDKPKEGQASPSPSSAEDSGVEEGQGSPSEAAGHPSEFRVDNNHLLLLMIHVFRENEEQLFRMIRMSTGHMEGMLQLVFVLLTDCYIYLIRKGAAEKPYMVEEAVSYNELDYISVGLDQQTVTLVCTNRRKQFLLDAADATLTEFFLVSLKSAMIKGCREPPYPSILTDATMEKLALAKFVAQQSKREISEVVVCFYGLVHWEDPLEEGQGPAPAPYAPTENGITKEGVLNYKAGTNYLGKENWKPCFVVLSNGILYQYPDRTDVTPLLSINMGGEQCGGCRRSNTTERPHSFQVILTDRPGLELSAENEEEMADWMQYLCQAVSKGVIPQGVVPAPCVPCCLVLTEQKLFTCHEDCQTSFFRSLGAAELPDVASVSTEAGREYCLLEFAQDRKQFLPPWILYFSCLAELERFLSALDAAWRNIYQVELLHKRLEEASVRKKCQDALSLIHSSWQRSDSLCRGRASRDPWC, encoded by the exons ttGCAGAGCTACTTTGCCGCCTGCGAGGATGAGACACCAGCCATCAGGAACCACGACACTGTCCTCCAGCGGCTCTGTGAGCACCTTGACCATGCTTTGCTCTATGG GCTCCAAGACCTCCCTGCCGGCTACTGGGTGTTGGTGGTCCACTTCACCCGCCGTGAGGCCATTGAGCAGATCGAGCTGCTGGAACATGTGGCCACCAACCTGGGGCGGA GCCGAGCCTGGCTATACCTGGCCCTCAATGAGAACTCCTTGGAGAGCTACCTGCGCCTTTTCCAGGAAAACCTGAGTCTGCTGCACAAGTATTACGTCAA GAACGCACTTGTCTGTAGCCACGACCACCTGACCCTCTTCCTCACACTGGTCTCTGGCCTGGAGTTTATCCGTTTTGACTTGGACCTg GACGCTCCCTACCTGGACCTGGCGCCTTACATGCCCGACTACTACAAGCCCCAGTACCTGCTGGACTTTGAGGACCGCCTGCCCGGCTCGGTCCACGGCTCCGACAGCCTCTCACTCAACTCCTTCAACTCCGTCACCTCCACCAATCTGGAGTGGGACGACAGCGCCATCGCGCCCTCCAGTGAGG ACGGAGACCTGACCGACACCCTCAGCTGCCCGCGTTCAGTGACCTCGGAGTTGACCACCGGCCGGGCTCTGGCCAAGAGcccccagcagcagcagccgcaaCGCTACAATCCTTTCAATGAGAAGGTGGAAGCCCTCTCCTCCCTTGAGAGCACCCCGGTCCATTCGGCTGCACACGAGAAAGTGGACAACGCCGCTGCGGAAGGGACAGACCAGTCCGAGGGTGGCACGGAGCTGGAGGTCATCAG gctggcgaagaagaagaagaccgggaagaagaagaaggcccgTCTGGAGGAGGCGGCCCGCTCTgccccggaggaggaggaggaaggggagggaggggtccAGAGGGGGGTCCGGGCCGAGCGCCAGGAGGGTCCCACGGAGAGCGCCCGGGCCCCCTCCCCGCCACAGCTAGGCCTCTGCATCCCTGAGATGAAGGACACCTCCATGGAGCGGGTGGGCCGCTCCCTCAGCAAGGTCATCGACTCCCTGGGGGATGTTGGTGGTGCAGGGTGGAGTGGCCCCGCAGAAGAAGCCCCTCCCCTCCAGCAGCAGCCCTTTCGGACCGATGCGCCAGGGGAGACCCCCGCCGAGGGCTCGCCCCCTCCCCCTGGCAGTggctttggggagggggctcTGGCCCCCATGGACTTCTACCGCTTTACCCTCGAGAGTCCAAACGCTCCTGCGGCAAGTGGTGGCCACCATGACCCTGCAGGGGATGGCCAACCGGCACATGTTCCTAGTGGCCCTCAAGCTGCtccagaagaggaaggaggaggaagaggaggcggagaGGGAGAGGCGGCTGGGCCCTCTGTAGCCGGATGGGCAGAGGAAGCGGAAGAGGGCGAGGAAGGGGAAGCAGGGGCCGCCCCGGAGGAGCCCCTCGACAAACCCAAGGAGGGCCAGGCAAGCCCCTCCCCAAGCAGCGCAGAGGACTCCGGGGTGGAAGAGGGCCAAGGGAGCCCTTCCGAGGCGGCGGGACACCCCTCCGAGTTCAG GGTGGACAACAACCACTTGTTGCTGCTGATGATCCACGTCTTCCGGGAGAACGAGGAGCAGCTCTTCAGG ATGATTCGGATGAGCACGGGGCACATGGAGGGGATGCTGCAGCTGGTCTTCGTGCTGCTCACCGACTGTTACATCTACCTCATCCGCAAAG GGGCCGCGGAGAAGCCCTACATGGTGGAGGAGGCCGTTTCCTACAACGAACTGGACTACATCTCG GTGGGCCTGGATCAGCAGACGGTGACCTTGGTCTGCACCAACCGCAGGAAGCAGTTCCTCCTAGATGCAGCCGACGCCACCCTGACCGA gTTCTTCCTGGTCTCCCTGAAGTCCGCCATGATCAAAGGCTGCCGGGAGCCGCCTTACCCCAGCATCTTGACGGACGCCACCATGGAGAAGCTGGCCCTGGCTAAGTTCGTGGCCCAGCAGTCCAAGCGGGAG ATCTCGGAGGTGGTGGTCTGCTTCTACGGCCTGGTTCACTGGGAGGACCCCCTGGAGGAGGGGCAGGGGCCGGCCCCCGCCCCCTACGCTCCCACCGAGAATGGCATCACCAAGGAAGGCGTCCTCAACTACAAGGCTGGCACCAATTACCTGGGCAAGGAGAACTGGAAGCCCTGCTTTGTGGTGctcag CAACGGCATCCTGTACCAGTACCCGGACCGCACTGATGTTACCCCTCTGCTCTCCATCAACATGGG TGGGGAGCAGTGCGGCGGATGCCGGCGGTCGAACACCACGGAGCGGCCGCATTCCTTCCAGGTGATCCTGACCGACCGGCCGGGACTGGAGCTCAGCGCTGAGAATGAGGAAGAGATGGCAGACTGGATGCAGTACCTGTGCCAGGCCGTCTCCAAAGGG GTCATCCCGCAAGGGGTGGTCCCCGCGCCCTGTGTTCCCTGCTGCCTGGTGCTGACGGAGCAGAAGCTCTTCACCTGCCACGAGGACTGTCAGACCAGCTTCTTCCGCTCCCTGGGTGCCGCGGAGCTGCCGGACGTGGCCTCCGTCTCCACCGAGGCAGGCCGGGAGTACTGCCTCCTG GAGTTTGCCCAGGACCGCAAGCAATTCCTGCCCCCCTGGATCCTCTACTTCAGCTGTTTGGCAGAGCTGGAGCGCTTCCTTTCGGCGCTGGACGCGGCCTGGAGGAACATCTACCAG GTGGAGCTCCTGCACAAGCGGCTGGAGGAGGCCTCTGTCCGGAAGAAGTGCCAGGACGCCCTGAGCCTCATCCACAGCTCCTGGCAGCGGAGCGACAGCCTCTGCCGGGGCCGGGCTTCCAGGGACCCCTGGTGttag
- the PLEKHM2 gene encoding pleckstrin homology domain-containing family M member 2 isoform X2: MEPPGQVKDRILENISLSVKKLQSYFAACEDETPAIRNHDTVLQRLCEHLDHALLYGLQDLPAGYWVLVVHFTRREAIEQIELLEHVATNLGRSRAWLYLALNENSLESYLRLFQENLSLLHKYYVKNALVCSHDHLTLFLTLVSGLEFIRFDLDLDAPYLDLAPYMPDYYKPQYLLDFEDRLPGSVHGSDSLSLNSFNSVTSTNLEWDDSAIAPSSEDYDFGDVFPAVPSVPTAAWEDGDLTDTLSCPRSVTSELTTGRALAKSPQQQQPQRYNPFNEKVEALSSLESTPVHSAAHEKVDNAAAEGTDQSEGGTELEVIRLAKKKKTGKKKKARLEEAARSAPEEEEEGEGGVQRGVRAERQEGPTESARAPSPPQLGLCIPEMKDTSMERVGRSLSKVIDSLGDVGGAGWSGPAEEAPPLQQQPFRTDAPGETPAEGSPPPPGSGFGEGALAPMDFYRFTLESPNAPAASGGHHDPAGDGQPAHVPSGPQAAPEEEGGGRGGGEGEAAGPSVAGWAEEAEEGEEGEAGAAPEEPLDKPKEGQASPSPSSAEDSGVEEGQGSPSEAAGHPSEFRVDNNHLLLLMIHVFRENEEQLFRMIRMSTGHMEGMLQLVFVLLTDCYIYLIRKGAAEKPYMVEEAVSYNELDYISVGLDQQTVTLVCTNRRKQFLLDAADATLTEFFLVSLKSAMIKGCREPPYPSILTDATMEKLALAKFVAQQSKREISEVVVCFYGLVHWEDPLEEGQGPAPAPYAPTENGITKEGVLNYKAGTNYLGKENWKPCFVVLSNGILYQYPDRTDVTPLLSINMGGEQCGGCRRSNTTERPHSFQVILTDRPGLELSAENEEEMADWMQYLCQAVSKGVIPQGVVPAPCVPCCLVLTEQKLFTCHEDCQTSFFRSLGAAELPDVASVSTEAGREYCLLEFAQDRKQFLPPWILYFSCLAELERFLSALDAAWRNIYQVELLHKRLEEASVRKKCQDALSLIHSSWQRSDSLCRGRASRDPWC, encoded by the exons ttGCAGAGCTACTTTGCCGCCTGCGAGGATGAGACACCAGCCATCAGGAACCACGACACTGTCCTCCAGCGGCTCTGTGAGCACCTTGACCATGCTTTGCTCTATGG GCTCCAAGACCTCCCTGCCGGCTACTGGGTGTTGGTGGTCCACTTCACCCGCCGTGAGGCCATTGAGCAGATCGAGCTGCTGGAACATGTGGCCACCAACCTGGGGCGGA GCCGAGCCTGGCTATACCTGGCCCTCAATGAGAACTCCTTGGAGAGCTACCTGCGCCTTTTCCAGGAAAACCTGAGTCTGCTGCACAAGTATTACGTCAA GAACGCACTTGTCTGTAGCCACGACCACCTGACCCTCTTCCTCACACTGGTCTCTGGCCTGGAGTTTATCCGTTTTGACTTGGACCTg GACGCTCCCTACCTGGACCTGGCGCCTTACATGCCCGACTACTACAAGCCCCAGTACCTGCTGGACTTTGAGGACCGCCTGCCCGGCTCGGTCCACGGCTCCGACAGCCTCTCACTCAACTCCTTCAACTCCGTCACCTCCACCAATCTGGAGTGGGACGACAGCGCCATCGCGCCCTCCAGTGAGG ATTATGATTTTGGCGACGTCTTCCCTGCGGTGCCGTCGGTGCCCACTGCAGCCTGGGAAG ACGGAGACCTGACCGACACCCTCAGCTGCCCGCGTTCAGTGACCTCGGAGTTGACCACCGGCCGGGCTCTGGCCAAGAGcccccagcagcagcagccgcaaCGCTACAATCCTTTCAATGAGAAGGTGGAAGCCCTCTCCTCCCTTGAGAGCACCCCGGTCCATTCGGCTGCACACGAGAAAGTGGACAACGCCGCTGCGGAAGGGACAGACCAGTCCGAGGGTGGCACGGAGCTGGAGGTCATCAG gctggcgaagaagaagaagaccgggaagaagaagaaggcccgTCTGGAGGAGGCGGCCCGCTCTgccccggaggaggaggaggaaggggagggaggggtccAGAGGGGGGTCCGGGCCGAGCGCCAGGAGGGTCCCACGGAGAGCGCCCGGGCCCCCTCCCCGCCACAGCTAGGCCTCTGCATCCCTGAGATGAAGGACACCTCCATGGAGCGGGTGGGCCGCTCCCTCAGCAAGGTCATCGACTCCCTGGGGGATGTTGGTGGTGCAGGGTGGAGTGGCCCCGCAGAAGAAGCCCCTCCCCTCCAGCAGCAGCCCTTTCGGACCGATGCGCCAGGGGAGACCCCCGCCGAGGGCTCGCCCCCTCCCCCTGGCAGTggctttggggagggggctcTGGCCCCCATGGACTTCTACCGCTTTACCCTCGAGAGTCCAAACGCTCCTGCGGCAAGTGGTGGCCACCATGACCCTGCAGGGGATGGCCAACCGGCACATGTTCCTAGTGGCCCTCAAGCTGCtccagaagaggaaggaggaggaagaggaggcggagaGGGAGAGGCGGCTGGGCCCTCTGTAGCCGGATGGGCAGAGGAAGCGGAAGAGGGCGAGGAAGGGGAAGCAGGGGCCGCCCCGGAGGAGCCCCTCGACAAACCCAAGGAGGGCCAGGCAAGCCCCTCCCCAAGCAGCGCAGAGGACTCCGGGGTGGAAGAGGGCCAAGGGAGCCCTTCCGAGGCGGCGGGACACCCCTCCGAGTTCAG GGTGGACAACAACCACTTGTTGCTGCTGATGATCCACGTCTTCCGGGAGAACGAGGAGCAGCTCTTCAGG ATGATTCGGATGAGCACGGGGCACATGGAGGGGATGCTGCAGCTGGTCTTCGTGCTGCTCACCGACTGTTACATCTACCTCATCCGCAAAG GGGCCGCGGAGAAGCCCTACATGGTGGAGGAGGCCGTTTCCTACAACGAACTGGACTACATCTCG GTGGGCCTGGATCAGCAGACGGTGACCTTGGTCTGCACCAACCGCAGGAAGCAGTTCCTCCTAGATGCAGCCGACGCCACCCTGACCGA gTTCTTCCTGGTCTCCCTGAAGTCCGCCATGATCAAAGGCTGCCGGGAGCCGCCTTACCCCAGCATCTTGACGGACGCCACCATGGAGAAGCTGGCCCTGGCTAAGTTCGTGGCCCAGCAGTCCAAGCGGGAG ATCTCGGAGGTGGTGGTCTGCTTCTACGGCCTGGTTCACTGGGAGGACCCCCTGGAGGAGGGGCAGGGGCCGGCCCCCGCCCCCTACGCTCCCACCGAGAATGGCATCACCAAGGAAGGCGTCCTCAACTACAAGGCTGGCACCAATTACCTGGGCAAGGAGAACTGGAAGCCCTGCTTTGTGGTGctcag CAACGGCATCCTGTACCAGTACCCGGACCGCACTGATGTTACCCCTCTGCTCTCCATCAACATGGG TGGGGAGCAGTGCGGCGGATGCCGGCGGTCGAACACCACGGAGCGGCCGCATTCCTTCCAGGTGATCCTGACCGACCGGCCGGGACTGGAGCTCAGCGCTGAGAATGAGGAAGAGATGGCAGACTGGATGCAGTACCTGTGCCAGGCCGTCTCCAAAGGG GTCATCCCGCAAGGGGTGGTCCCCGCGCCCTGTGTTCCCTGCTGCCTGGTGCTGACGGAGCAGAAGCTCTTCACCTGCCACGAGGACTGTCAGACCAGCTTCTTCCGCTCCCTGGGTGCCGCGGAGCTGCCGGACGTGGCCTCCGTCTCCACCGAGGCAGGCCGGGAGTACTGCCTCCTG GAGTTTGCCCAGGACCGCAAGCAATTCCTGCCCCCCTGGATCCTCTACTTCAGCTGTTTGGCAGAGCTGGAGCGCTTCCTTTCGGCGCTGGACGCGGCCTGGAGGAACATCTACCAG GTGGAGCTCCTGCACAAGCGGCTGGAGGAGGCCTCTGTCCGGAAGAAGTGCCAGGACGCCCTGAGCCTCATCCACAGCTCCTGGCAGCGGAGCGACAGCCTCTGCCGGGGCCGGGCTTCCAGGGACCCCTGGTGttag